AATCAGGTTGATGCCTGCTTGTCTGGCGATCGCTGGATCGGTGATATTGACGGGACGACCATTGATCAAAATCTCGCCTTCGTCTGCAACATAAGCGCCCGCCAAGATCTTCATCAGCGTGCTTTTGCCAGCCCCGTTTTCCCCCATCAGGGCATGAACTTCTCCGGGATAAATGGTGAGGTTCACACCTTGCAGCGCCGGGACACCATGAAATCGTTTGGTGATGCCTCGCATTTCCAGCACCGGAGTGGCGATCGCTCCTTCTGGAGATGAGGCTCGGATATCTGTAGTCATCAGTAGCTCCTAGATCAATCTCACTGCCAGCCTGGATATTCGCTGACGTTCTCGCGCGTGATTAGCTTGACTGGAATCAAAATGTCGGGGTTAGCAGGTTTCTTGCCATGCAGCAGGTCATTGCCCACTTGAACGGCCTTGCGCGTCATGCCTAAGGGGTCTTGAGCCGCAGTTGCTACAAAGAGACTATTGGGGTCCTCGATCGCCTCTTTGGCTTCTGGTGCACCATCCACACCCACAATGAAAAACTCACTGCGCTTGGCTTGGCGAGCGGCTAACTCTGCCCCCACTCCCGAAGGATCGTTAATGGCAAACACCGCATCGATTTTTGGGAAAGAGGTGAGCAAGTCACTCATCACTCTCAGCCCCCCATCTCGGCTGCCTTCCGCGTTCTGGTCCTTGGAAAGAACCTTGATGTCGGGGTATTTGGCCAGAATTTCCTCGCAGCCATCGACTCGCTCAAATACTGAGTTGACCGGAGGACCATTGACGATGACGATGTTGCCTTTTCCTTTCAGGCGATCGGCAATGTATTGGCAGCTAACTTGTCCCGCTTGGACGTTGTTGGAGGTGATGGTGGCATCTACACCTCCCTCGGCTCCTGTATCTACAGCGATGACAGCGATGCCCGCTTGTTTAGCTTTCTCTACGGCTGGAGCAATGCCTTTGCTATCA
This region of Trichocoleus desertorum NBK24 genomic DNA includes:
- a CDS encoding ABC transporter substrate-binding protein; protein product: MNVKRVAIAAGALSLASSALVACSPTTPNNRLAIEGNQGNPGNEAVKLKSVAVTVGDLSNPFFVLMGRGAEAEAKKIGGEDVRVTLVSSGYDLNQQFNQIENFIASDTDVIVLNAGDSKGIAPAVEKAKQAGIAVIAVDTGAEGGVDATITSNNVQAGQVSCQYIADRLKGKGNIVIVNGPPVNSVFERVDGCEEILAKYPDIKVLSKDQNAEGSRDGGLRVMSDLLTSFPKIDAVFAINDPSGVGAELAARQAKRSEFFIVGVDGAPEAKEAIEDPNSLFVATAAQDPLGMTRKAVQVGNDLLHGKKPANPDILIPVKLITRENVSEYPGWQ